In Xenorhabdus nematophila ATCC 19061, one DNA window encodes the following:
- the frsA gene encoding esterase FrsA, with protein MTKKNLSESLFKPWFKHRETSTLVKFIRPQSVTASDSMLGGERREHWYRMINWLAWIWRGIDSLEIQDILSRIAVTDAERSTDHLLDTVIGYRKGNWAFEWSQLAMQWQQEALRAEEAEQAGACWLKASTLYSIAAYPHLRGDELADQAIVLANKAYENAARFFDYELKKLEFQLEDGKSVTGLLHIPSRVKEPCPTILVCASLDNVQSDCWRLFREHFSPLGFAMLTLDMPAVGYSAKFTLTQDTCVLHQQVLQQLNSVPWIDHTRIGVFGFRFGANIAVRLAYLEPKLIKGISVVGPIVHELLHDEKRQQKIPSMYIDVLASRLGIYHIDENRLRSELGYYSLKNQGLLGRRCSVPMLSVYWEDDIFSPRKDSKLIAMSSIDGSLKAIPATSIYGGFNKALHEISVWLKDKVL; from the coding sequence ATGACTAAAAAAAACCTTTCAGAATCGTTGTTTAAACCTTGGTTTAAGCATCGGGAAACCTCTACACTGGTAAAATTCATTCGCCCACAATCTGTAACTGCCAGTGATAGTATGCTTGGTGGGGAGCGCCGCGAGCATTGGTACCGTATGATTAATTGGCTCGCTTGGATCTGGAGGGGAATAGATTCGCTGGAAATCCAAGATATTCTCAGCCGGATTGCTGTAACAGATGCCGAACGCAGTACTGATCATTTGTTGGATACTGTGATCGGTTATCGCAAAGGAAACTGGGCATTTGAGTGGTCGCAACTTGCAATGCAGTGGCAGCAAGAGGCATTGCGTGCCGAAGAGGCAGAGCAAGCCGGAGCATGTTGGTTAAAAGCGTCAACTTTGTACAGTATTGCGGCTTACCCTCATTTACGTGGTGATGAGCTGGCAGATCAAGCTATTGTGCTGGCCAATAAAGCGTATGAAAATGCCGCGCGCTTTTTTGACTATGAATTGAAAAAATTGGAATTTCAGTTGGAAGACGGCAAAAGTGTGACTGGCTTATTGCATATTCCTTCCCGTGTTAAAGAACCTTGCCCCACGATATTAGTCTGTGCCAGCCTTGATAATGTACAGAGCGATTGCTGGCGTTTATTCCGTGAACATTTCTCTCCCCTCGGCTTTGCCATGCTGACGCTGGATATGCCTGCTGTTGGTTATTCCGCCAAGTTTACATTAACGCAGGATACTTGTGTGCTTCATCAGCAAGTTTTGCAGCAATTGAATAGCGTACCGTGGATTGATCATACACGTATCGGTGTGTTTGGTTTCCGTTTTGGTGCGAATATCGCTGTTCGCCTTGCCTATCTGGAACCAAAACTGATTAAAGGGATATCGGTTGTCGGGCCGATTGTGCATGAATTACTGCATGATGAAAAACGACAGCAGAAAATCCCGTCAATGTATATTGATGTGCTGGCCAGTCGCTTGGGTATCTATCATATTGACGAAAATAGATTGCGCTCAGAACTGGGTTATTATTCGCTGAAAAACCAGGGCTTGCTTGGCCGCCGCTGTAGTGTACCTATGCTGTCAGTCTATTGGGAAGATGATATTTTCAGCCCAAGAAAAGACTCGAAATTGATTGCAATGTCATCAATTGATGGCTCGTTGAAAGCCATTCCTGCTACATCAATTTATGGTGGTTTCAATAAGGCTCTACACGAAATAAGTGTATGGCTGAAAGATAAAGTTTTATAA
- the crl gene encoding sigma factor-binding protein Crl, with protein sequence MTLPASYSKNKLLKRFSALGPYVRELKCQNGYFFFDCLAVCVSAKAAPEKREFWGWWLELEAQERGFVYHYQIGLFDKKGEWSAVSIKKKADLDHLESTLQAFHKRLVDSFDTLNLTLIPSENTITFQTKTRG encoded by the coding sequence ATGACTTTACCCGCAAGTTATTCTAAAAATAAGTTGTTAAAGCGTTTTTCTGCATTAGGGCCGTATGTACGTGAATTAAAATGCCAAAATGGTTATTTTTTCTTTGACTGTTTAGCTGTTTGTGTCAGTGCAAAAGCGGCACCGGAAAAACGTGAGTTTTGGGGATGGTGGTTAGAATTAGAAGCGCAGGAGCGGGGTTTTGTTTATCATTATCAGATAGGTTTATTTGATAAAAAAGGTGAGTGGAGCGCTGTGAGTATCAAAAAAAAGGCTGATCTTGACCACCTTGAGTCAACTTTACAGGCATTTCATAAACGTTTGGTCGATTCTTTTGATACTCTCAATCTTACGTTGATTCCGTCTGAAAACACCATTACCTTCCAAACGAAAACCAGGGGCTGA
- the proB gene encoding glutamate 5-kinase, which produces MNGSQTLVVKLGTSVLTGGSRRLNRAHIVELVRQCAKQHEKGHRIIIVTSGAIAVGREHLGYPDLPATIASKQLLAAVGQSRLIQLWEQFFSIYGIHVGQMLLTRADLEDRERFLNARDTLQALLDNHIVPIINENDAVATAEIKVGDNDNLSALAAILGSADKLLLLTDIEGLYTADPRNHPDAELISEVHDISDELKMMAGDSVSGLGTGGMTTKLQAAGVAGRAGIDVIIAAGNKPDVIADVIDGKPVGTRFHGLTSPMENRKRWIFGAPPAGEIIVDHGAEIAILQKGSSLLPKGIRNVKGNFSRGEVIRIRSLSGKDLAHGVCRYNSDALRLIAGHHSQQINQILGYEYGTVAVHRDDLIVI; this is translated from the coding sequence ATGAATGGCAGCCAAACATTGGTTGTGAAACTGGGGACGAGTGTATTAACTGGCGGTTCTCGTCGTTTAAATCGTGCTCACATTGTGGAATTGGTTCGCCAATGTGCTAAACAGCATGAGAAAGGTCACCGTATTATTATCGTCACTTCTGGCGCGATTGCTGTCGGACGTGAGCATTTAGGATATCCGGATCTCCCGGCCACCATTGCTTCAAAACAATTGTTGGCAGCGGTAGGGCAAAGTCGTCTTATCCAGTTATGGGAACAGTTTTTCTCCATTTACGGTATTCATGTCGGTCAAATGTTGTTAACGCGTGCAGACTTGGAAGATCGTGAACGGTTTCTGAATGCGAGAGATACGCTTCAGGCACTGCTTGATAATCACATAGTTCCCATCATTAACGAAAATGATGCTGTTGCTACAGCAGAAATTAAAGTGGGCGATAATGATAATCTTTCTGCGTTGGCTGCCATTTTGGGCAGTGCAGATAAGTTATTGCTCCTGACTGATATCGAAGGCTTATATACCGCTGATCCCCGTAATCATCCTGATGCAGAGCTGATTTCTGAAGTACATGACATCAGTGATGAGCTAAAAATGATGGCGGGAGACAGTGTTTCTGGCTTAGGTACGGGTGGCATGACCACAAAACTTCAGGCTGCTGGTGTGGCGGGGCGTGCAGGAATTGATGTTATTATCGCGGCGGGCAATAAACCCGATGTTATTGCTGATGTTATTGACGGGAAACCGGTTGGTACACGTTTTCATGGTCTGACCAGCCCAATGGAGAATCGGAAACGTTGGATTTTTGGTGCCCCTCCGGCGGGAGAAATCATTGTTGATCATGGCGCAGAAATAGCCATTCTGCAAAAAGGCAGTTCTTTGTTGCCAAAAGGGATTAGAAATGTGAAAGGGAATTTCTCCCGTGGTGAAGTTATTCGCATCCGTAGCTTATCTGGCAAAGACTTAGCTCATGGCGTTTGCCGTTACAATAGCGATGCTTTACGTTTGATAGCAGGCCATCATTCACAGCAGATTAACCAAATACTGGGTTATGAATATGGCACCGTTGCGGTTCACCGTGACGATTTGATCGTAATTTAA
- the proA gene encoding glutamate-5-semialdehyde dehydrogenase: MLEQMGKAAKKASWQLAQLSSSQKNQALNHIADLLETENEIILAANQQDMKQAREQGMSEALLDRLLLTPERLNAIANDVRQVCRLADPIGQVIDGQLLDNGLQLSRRRVPLGVIGVIYEARPNVTIDVASLCLKTGNAVILRGGKETHHTNQAMVKVIQQALEQSGLPAAAVQAINKPDREWVAELLKMDRYIDMLIPRGGAGLHKLCREQSTIPVITGGIGVCHTYVDENINFEKALEVITNAKVQRPSACNSLETLLVHQNIAADFLSVLSTKMKEQGVTLHASASVMALLKDGPATVVEVMEEDYSDEWLSLDMNVEIVSSIDQAIDHIRTYGTAHSDAILTESLQQADYFVRHVDSSAVYVNASTRFTDGGQFGLGAEVAVSTQKLHSRGPMGLDALTTYKWIGYGDYLPRR; encoded by the coding sequence ATGCTAGAGCAGATGGGAAAAGCAGCTAAAAAAGCATCATGGCAATTGGCACAGTTGAGTTCCAGCCAGAAAAATCAGGCGTTGAATCACATTGCTGATTTGCTTGAAACAGAAAATGAAATAATCCTTGCTGCCAATCAGCAAGACATGAAGCAAGCTCGCGAACAAGGCATGAGCGAAGCCTTACTCGATCGGTTATTGTTGACACCTGAGCGGTTGAATGCCATTGCAAATGATGTACGTCAGGTTTGTCGTTTGGCTGATCCGATAGGGCAGGTCATAGATGGGCAATTGTTGGATAATGGGTTGCAATTGAGCCGTCGTCGGGTTCCTTTAGGGGTCATTGGCGTCATTTACGAAGCCCGTCCTAATGTGACCATTGATGTTGCATCATTGTGTTTGAAAACGGGAAATGCAGTCATTCTGCGTGGTGGAAAAGAAACTCACCATACCAATCAGGCTATGGTTAAAGTTATTCAGCAAGCGCTGGAACAAAGTGGTTTGCCGGCTGCTGCAGTTCAGGCTATCAATAAACCCGATCGCGAGTGGGTGGCTGAACTGCTGAAAATGGATCGTTATATAGATATGTTGATTCCTCGTGGTGGAGCGGGGTTACATAAACTGTGCCGTGAACAATCAACGATCCCGGTAATTACTGGCGGAATTGGTGTTTGCCACACGTATGTAGATGAAAACATCAATTTTGAAAAAGCGTTGGAAGTTATCACTAATGCGAAAGTTCAGCGTCCAAGTGCCTGCAATTCATTGGAAACCTTGTTGGTGCATCAGAACATTGCGGCAGATTTTCTGTCCGTTTTGAGTACCAAAATGAAAGAACAGGGTGTGACATTACATGCAAGTGCGTCAGTGATGGCATTGTTAAAAGATGGCCCGGCGACAGTCGTCGAAGTCATGGAAGAAGATTACTCTGATGAATGGTTATCACTGGATATGAATGTGGAAATCGTCAGTAGTATCGATCAGGCTATCGACCATATCCGCACTTATGGTACAGCCCATTCCGATGCAATTCTGACAGAATCTTTGCAGCAAGCTGATTATTTTGTGCGCCATGTGGATTCATCCGCTGTGTATGTGAATGCCAGCACTCGCTTTACTGATGGCGGCCAGTTTGGTTTGGGGGCTGAAGTGGCAGTCAGTACCCAGAAATTGCACTCCAGAGGCCCGATGGGACTTGATGCCCTGACAACATATAAATGGATTGGTTATGGTGACTATTTACCTCGCCGCTGA
- the aroL gene encoding shikimate kinase AroL yields MKQALFIVGARGAGKTTIGKLLAEILSYKFIDTDESLQISSKMTIADLVALHGWEYFRQLESQTLKTVSQSGCVISTGGGMVLSQENRHYMQQHGIVIYLQTSAEVLSNRLSLNPENSQRPSLTGKSIIEEIEDILVAREPLYSGCADLTVDASLSKENIVTSIKNYILTRKNKII; encoded by the coding sequence ATGAAACAGGCTCTATTTATCGTAGGCGCACGTGGTGCAGGGAAGACGACAATAGGAAAGTTGTTGGCTGAAATATTGTCGTACAAATTTATTGACACTGATGAGAGTCTGCAAATCTCCAGTAAAATGACAATTGCTGATCTTGTTGCACTGCATGGCTGGGAATATTTCCGGCAACTGGAAAGCCAGACATTGAAAACAGTGAGCCAAAGTGGATGTGTCATTTCAACCGGGGGTGGGATGGTACTGTCACAGGAAAATCGTCATTATATGCAGCAACATGGCATTGTGATTTATTTACAAACATCCGCAGAAGTTTTAAGTAATCGATTATCTCTTAACCCAGAAAATTCACAACGCCCTAGCTTGACAGGGAAATCAATCATTGAAGAAATTGAGGACATATTGGTTGCAAGAGAACCATTATACAGTGGGTGTGCTGATCTCACTGTAGATGCCAGTTTGTCAAAAGAAAATATCGTAACTAGCATTAAGAATTACATTTTGACCCGGAAAAATAAAATAATTTAA